The proteins below are encoded in one region of Caldanaerovirga acetigignens:
- the pgeF gene encoding peptidoglycan editing factor PgeF: MGFELRKKGDVEFLIIPSFEETGLVRHAFSTRRGGFSVNHCESLNLGFNKGDDRQIVLKNYEVFCDAVGIKMENLVASNQVHESEIYVAGKEDRGKGILIKSDITGKDALITREKEVALVTYYADCVPLFLLDPITPAVGLVHAGWRGTVKKIGMKTVKKMIEVFNTPVGKLLCGIGPCIAGSCYEVDDNVVEKFKDAFEYWKTLVKYKGNGRWLLDLVKANKMQLEDMGVNPENITVSGLCTHCCSDLFYSYRRDKGVTGSLAAVIELK; encoded by the coding sequence ATGGGTTTTGAATTGAGGAAGAAAGGTGACGTGGAATTTTTAATAATTCCTTCATTTGAAGAAACAGGTCTTGTAAGGCACGCTTTCTCTACTCGAAGGGGTGGATTTAGCGTAAACCATTGTGAGAGTCTAAATTTGGGATTTAACAAAGGAGATGACAGGCAAATTGTCCTTAAAAACTATGAAGTTTTCTGTGATGCGGTAGGTATTAAAATGGAAAATCTGGTGGCATCCAATCAGGTCCACGAGAGCGAGATTTATGTTGCAGGAAAAGAGGACAGAGGTAAGGGAATTCTGATTAAATCTGATATTACCGGTAAAGATGCACTTATAACAAGAGAAAAAGAAGTTGCTCTTGTGACTTACTATGCGGATTGTGTTCCGCTTTTCTTACTAGATCCGATAACTCCTGCTGTGGGACTTGTTCACGCGGGATGGCGCGGAACGGTCAAAAAGATAGGTATGAAGACTGTTAAGAAGATGATAGAAGTTTTTAATACCCCTGTGGGAAAATTGCTTTGCGGTATAGGCCCGTGTATTGCCGGCAGTTGTTATGAAGTAGATGACAACGTAGTGGAAAAATTTAAAGATGCTTTTGAATATTGGAAAACCTTGGTTAAATATAAAGGAAACGGCCGCTGGCTGCTGGACCTGGTAAAAGCCAATAAAATGCAGCTTGAAGATATGGGAGTGAACCCCGAAAACATTACGGTGAGCGGACTTTGTACCCATTGTTGTTCAGACCTTTTTTATTCGTACCGGCGAGATAAGGGTGTGACAGGGAGTCTGGCGGCAGTTATCGAATTAAAATGA
- a CDS encoding response regulator transcription factor — translation MGGAKILVVDDEPFIVELVKFNLESAGYEVITASDGHEALKLIEKEHPDLIILDIMLPGIDGMEICRALRFKMQTKDIPVILLTAKTGEIDKVLGLEMGADDYITKPFSPRELVARVKAVLRRTDKRDGARELIKAGPVVIDVDRHEVFIDGEKKDFTPKEFELLKLLASNPGKVFTREYLLENVWGYDYLGDTRTVDVHIRHLRQKIEKNSEDPKYIKTVRGVGYKFDELE, via the coding sequence ATGGGAGGAGCAAAGATACTGGTCGTCGACGATGAACCGTTTATAGTAGAACTTGTGAAGTTCAACCTCGAAAGTGCGGGATATGAAGTAATTACTGCATCGGATGGCCATGAAGCATTGAAACTTATCGAAAAAGAGCATCCGGACCTTATAATTTTGGATATAATGCTGCCGGGTATAGATGGAATGGAAATCTGCCGCGCTTTAAGATTTAAGATGCAAACCAAAGATATACCTGTAATACTGCTTACAGCTAAGACAGGCGAAATCGACAAGGTTTTAGGTCTTGAAATGGGGGCTGACGATTATATAACCAAACCTTTCAGCCCGCGAGAACTGGTGGCAAGAGTGAAAGCAGTACTCAGAAGAACCGATAAGAGAGATGGAGCTAGAGAATTAATAAAAGCAGGCCCTGTGGTAATAGATGTCGATAGACACGAAGTGTTTATAGACGGGGAGAAAAAAGATTTTACACCTAAGGAATTTGAGCTATTAAAGCTTTTAGCCTCCAACCCGGGTAAAGTCTTTACTAGAGAATATCTCCTTGAAAACGTATGGGGCTACGACTATTTAGGAGATACGAGGACCGTTGATGTGCACATAAGACATCTTAGGCAGAAAATAGAGAAAAATTCTGAAGATCCAAAATACATCAAAACAGTAAGGGGTGTAGGTTATAAGTTTGATGAATTGGAGTGA
- the pnpS gene encoding two-component system histidine kinase PnpS, with amino-acid sequence MSLVFGVLNSLYIENIGRNLIVEADFISSSIEGSLNSARYQEVQEMTAMFSSRFSKALVIVDGRGNVMASSGKIKLEDLPLEAVLNGKKYVDKGVVRIVVLRQFRAAVPVASESKTAWAVIVGLLPKDIANIVKVNLLFFVFIFLGALLSTLIWKRVSSLIKPLETMVDVARNFTNGNFSRTVHVNSQSEIGKLSKELNLLAKKLRVTMEENEENKILMNELLESLEDGVLLVDDENKIIFVNASANKIVNLDAKKAVGKKLISVVRHYELNEAVNKAINLGIPVYKEITLLPSDKILKASIIPFKDKREKTAGCIVVVKDLTEIKRIEKMRTDFICNISHELKTPLTSIRGFVETLNDGAYQNPALAKRFLKIIEKEVGRLCRLIDNMLDLSMIEMNQIRLNIKDVCAQEIIKEVGVIFENRLREKDLAYYEKFQEKLPKVKADPDWLRQIFVNLMDNAVKYTPNGGNVWIEAESKGDMVEFRVCDNGRGIPEKDIPRIFERFYRVDKHRAAGNGGSGLGLAIVKHLVKAFGGDIRVESKVNQGSKFIFTLKKA; translated from the coding sequence TTGTCTTTAGTCTTTGGGGTTTTAAACAGCTTATACATTGAAAATATAGGGCGCAATCTAATTGTTGAGGCAGATTTTATCTCTTCATCCATAGAGGGATCTCTGAATTCTGCTAGATATCAGGAAGTGCAAGAAATGACGGCGATGTTTAGCTCCCGGTTTTCGAAAGCTCTGGTAATTGTAGATGGTCGAGGAAACGTAATGGCTTCATCAGGAAAAATCAAACTTGAGGATTTACCTTTAGAAGCTGTTTTAAATGGCAAAAAATATGTGGATAAAGGTGTAGTTCGGATAGTAGTATTACGACAATTTCGCGCGGCAGTGCCTGTAGCATCTGAAAGCAAAACGGCTTGGGCTGTAATAGTTGGTCTGTTGCCCAAAGACATTGCTAATATAGTAAAAGTAAATCTGCTATTTTTTGTTTTTATTTTTTTAGGAGCGTTACTTTCTACCCTCATATGGAAGAGGGTCTCCTCCTTGATAAAACCCCTTGAAACTATGGTTGATGTAGCTAGGAATTTCACCAATGGAAATTTTTCGCGGACGGTGCATGTTAATTCACAAAGCGAAATAGGTAAGTTGAGCAAGGAGCTAAATCTGCTTGCTAAAAAACTCAGAGTGACCATGGAAGAGAACGAAGAAAACAAAATCCTGATGAATGAATTGTTAGAAAGCTTGGAAGATGGGGTTTTATTGGTTGATGATGAAAACAAGATAATATTTGTTAATGCCTCAGCCAACAAAATCGTAAATTTGGATGCAAAAAAAGCGGTTGGTAAAAAACTTATCAGTGTAGTCCGACACTACGAGCTCAATGAAGCGGTAAATAAGGCCATAAACCTGGGGATACCTGTTTATAAAGAGATAACTTTACTTCCCAGCGATAAGATCCTGAAAGCAAGTATAATACCTTTTAAAGATAAAAGAGAGAAAACTGCAGGCTGTATAGTTGTAGTGAAGGATTTGACAGAAATAAAACGTATTGAGAAGATGCGCACTGATTTTATATGTAATATCTCTCATGAACTCAAAACACCACTCACATCGATAAGAGGGTTTGTAGAAACACTAAATGACGGTGCTTATCAGAATCCGGCTTTGGCCAAGAGGTTTTTGAAAATAATAGAGAAAGAGGTGGGAAGACTTTGCAGGTTGATAGATAACATGTTAGACCTTTCTATGATAGAAATGAATCAAATAAGGCTTAATATTAAAGATGTTTGTGCGCAGGAAATTATAAAGGAAGTCGGAGTGATTTTTGAAAACAGGTTGAGGGAAAAGGATTTGGCCTATTACGAAAAATTCCAGGAAAAACTTCCGAAGGTTAAAGCAGACCCGGATTGGCTAAGACAAATTTTTGTCAATCTTATGGATAACGCAGTAAAATACACGCCAAATGGTGGAAATGTTTGGATTGAAGCAGAATCGAAAGGGGATATGGTAGAGTTCAGGGTTTGCGACAATGGTAGGGGTATACCTGAGAAAGACATCCCGCGAATATTTGAAAGGTTTTACAGAGTAGATAAACATCGCGCGGCCGGAAATGGAGGAAGTGGTTTAGGGCTTGCTATCGTAAAACATCTTGTGAAAGCCTTTGGTGGGGATATAAGAGTCGAAAGCAAGGTAAATCAAGGGAGCAAATTCATCTTTACTTTGAAAAAAGCTTAA
- the phoU gene encoding phosphate signaling complex protein PhoU, whose translation MATMRPCFDRELEELQQDILKMGGIVEQQIYNAVESLVKKDEKLAQKVIEDDDIVDNMEYMIEDKCVKLIARQHPLAKDLRFVFTGVKIATDLERMSDNAVDIARTTIRLLNQQYIKPLIDIPKMAQLTCEMVKNALDAYINQDIAAAQKVCDADDEIDELYSRIFRELLVIMMEDPNTILQATQLLFVGRYLERIADHATNLGEWIIYVVTGEKKELND comes from the coding sequence ATGGCGACGATGAGGCCCTGCTTTGACCGGGAGTTAGAAGAACTCCAGCAAGATATACTGAAAATGGGGGGTATAGTGGAGCAGCAGATTTACAATGCTGTAGAGTCACTTGTAAAGAAAGATGAGAAATTGGCTCAGAAAGTTATTGAAGATGACGATATAGTAGATAACATGGAGTATATGATTGAAGACAAGTGTGTCAAACTCATTGCAAGGCAACATCCACTCGCAAAGGACCTCAGATTTGTCTTTACTGGAGTAAAAATAGCTACAGATTTGGAAAGAATGTCGGACAATGCCGTTGATATTGCCAGAACTACGATAAGGCTTTTAAACCAGCAGTACATCAAACCATTGATAGATATACCCAAGATGGCTCAGCTTACATGCGAGATGGTAAAAAACGCGCTGGATGCCTATATTAATCAAGACATAGCGGCAGCCCAGAAAGTGTGCGATGCCGACGACGAAATAGATGAACTCTATTCTAGAATTTTCAGAGAACTTTTAGTTATTATGATGGAGGACCCGAATACGATTTTGCAGGCGACCCAACTTTTGTTTGTAGGAAGGTATTTGGAGCGAATTGCAGACCACGCTACAAATTTGGGAGAATGGATAATATATGTTGTTACAGGTGAAAAAAAAGAATTAAACGATTAA
- a CDS encoding DUF1614 domain-containing protein — protein MPLGVTLLLVLAVLIYFGLLQRILDRMRISDKMALFFIGAMAVGTFLPDIPLGMGLSINIGGGLVPIGLCVYLIATCDENEEKVRAIIAALLTGLAVYIGGRLLPAEPETMLMDPLIVFSILAGLIAYIFGRSRRGAFVAGVMGILISDVIYALGLTGQPVKTSIGGAGVFDAAVIAGVIGVALCELVGETRERLQGGTSKADKEKEGDEK, from the coding sequence ATGCCGTTAGGAGTTACTTTACTGCTGGTACTGGCAGTGCTGATATATTTCGGGCTTTTGCAAAGAATTCTGGACAGAATGCGTATATCCGATAAGATGGCCCTCTTTTTCATAGGAGCCATGGCCGTAGGTACTTTTTTGCCTGATATACCACTCGGCATGGGGCTTTCAATAAACATAGGGGGCGGTCTTGTGCCGATCGGCCTTTGTGTCTACCTTATAGCTACTTGCGATGAAAATGAGGAAAAAGTGAGAGCAATAATAGCAGCCTTATTGACAGGGCTTGCGGTATATATAGGAGGGCGGCTATTACCTGCTGAGCCGGAAACCATGTTAATGGACCCTTTGATTGTTTTTTCAATTCTTGCGGGATTGATAGCGTATATTTTCGGCAGGTCCAGGCGGGGAGCTTTCGTTGCAGGAGTAATGGGTATATTGATTTCCGATGTTATTTACGCTCTTGGCCTTACCGGACAGCCCGTAAAGACCTCTATAGGAGGAGCAGGAGTATTCGATGCAGCAGTTATTGCAGGAGTTATAGGAGTTGCACTGTGTGAACTAGTTGGAGAAACAAGAGAAAGACTCCAGGGAGGGACATCAAAAGCCGACAAAGAAAAGGAAGGTGATGAAAAATGA
- the spoIIP gene encoding stage II sporulation protein P: MKFRRLCAFLLVLLLSVVFPQFCLANDERTDGYFTIYDEKTNKKIFATARMIHVGDQYLDEKNNLYEIIRIEGDKGYAVLKEKIDLEKVLKELQLSNHQKSAMSTSYYAEQQKKVAIYHTHSDESYVPTDGKASIPYNGGIFKVGKALKEALEERGITVLHSERPHDPHDAAAYERSRRTAMELLKQNPDAILDIHRDAVPAEEYTGHVNGQPVAKVQLVVGRQNPQMKTINNFAWQIKAVADKKYPGLIKGIFYGKGNYNQDLFPRTILIEAGTYTNYREKAQDGVQILADVIATTLYGTDYQKKAAPGGGSTTQIPGERGSVLRSLLGIVAIGALGFIGYMLISTGGWKELSSKIGRFLSSEFANFLGNIRLGKKDDGNGSKRDES; the protein is encoded by the coding sequence ATGAAATTTCGCAGACTTTGTGCTTTTCTTTTGGTTTTGCTGTTGTCTGTAGTATTTCCGCAGTTTTGTCTTGCAAATGACGAAAGGACGGATGGCTACTTTACAATATACGATGAAAAAACCAACAAGAAGATTTTTGCTACAGCAAGAATGATCCACGTCGGGGACCAATATTTGGATGAAAAAAACAATCTTTACGAAATTATAAGGATTGAAGGGGACAAGGGATATGCTGTACTTAAGGAAAAAATTGATCTTGAAAAAGTTTTGAAAGAATTACAACTGTCAAACCACCAAAAAAGTGCTATGTCTACATCCTATTATGCCGAACAACAAAAAAAGGTGGCTATTTACCATACCCACAGTGACGAATCCTACGTGCCTACTGATGGAAAGGCCAGTATACCTTACAATGGTGGAATATTTAAGGTGGGCAAGGCGTTAAAGGAGGCCCTAGAAGAGAGAGGAATTACCGTATTGCATTCAGAACGTCCGCACGATCCCCACGATGCTGCCGCTTATGAGAGGTCTCGCCGAACCGCAATGGAACTTTTAAAGCAAAACCCTGACGCTATTTTAGATATACACAGGGATGCCGTGCCTGCCGAGGAATATACAGGACATGTAAACGGCCAGCCAGTGGCCAAAGTCCAACTGGTGGTGGGCAGACAGAATCCTCAGATGAAGACCATAAACAATTTTGCTTGGCAGATAAAAGCTGTGGCCGATAAAAAATATCCAGGTTTGATAAAAGGTATTTTTTACGGAAAAGGGAACTACAATCAGGACCTCTTTCCGCGAACCATCCTTATCGAAGCAGGTACCTACACGAATTACAGGGAAAAAGCCCAGGATGGAGTGCAAATACTTGCCGATGTTATAGCCACAACTCTTTACGGGACGGATTATCAGAAGAAAGCCGCACCGGGAGGTGGAAGTACCACCCAGATTCCCGGAGAAAGAGGAAGTGTTTTGAGAAGTCTTCTTGGCATCGTAGCCATTGGAGCGTTAGGTTTTATAGGTTATATGCTCATCAGCACCGGTGGATGGAAGGAGCTTTCCAGCAAAATAGGACGGTTTTTAAGTTCCGAATTTGCTAACTTCTTGGGAAACATAAGGCTCGGAAAAAAAGATGACGGCAATGGTAGTAAGAGGGACGAAAGCTGA
- a CDS encoding DUF3189 family protein — MIYSCYYGSYLAAVAAALHLGLMKEFDSGKITNLPYFGNLGKDQWGKLYFVGEDESGRKIYIMGSKKAGRIVEKALKGIARIYNMGETSVVFVDLLPFGNVFFATGCFILRRFNLKRAGNFFLMTGIRKSFRKLRDLVESIKKSA, encoded by the coding sequence GTGATATACTCTTGTTATTACGGCAGCTACCTTGCAGCGGTGGCTGCCGCCTTGCATCTTGGTCTCATGAAGGAATTCGATTCAGGAAAAATTACAAATCTGCCTTATTTCGGAAATTTAGGGAAAGACCAATGGGGGAAGCTTTATTTTGTTGGTGAGGATGAATCGGGGCGTAAAATTTACATAATGGGCTCGAAAAAAGCGGGTAGAATTGTAGAAAAGGCGCTAAAAGGCATTGCGCGAATTTACAATATGGGAGAAACGTCAGTGGTGTTTGTAGATTTGCTGCCCTTCGGAAACGTCTTTTTTGCCACGGGATGTTTTATTTTGCGGAGGTTTAACCTTAAACGCGCGGGTAATTTCTTCCTGATGACGGGAATCAGAAAAAGTTTTAGAAAACTGAGGGATTTAGTGGAAAGTATTAAAAAGTCGGCTTAA
- a CDS encoding DUF3189 family protein: MKIFYCCYGSAHSSVVAAAIHLGWLPEDRVPQVQEIENLPHYDKTDSFEIGTPFFMGKDKKGVDVYIIGMTGQRQLVKNAILSFLRHNEIETKDIFFIDTIPLVNLKTKIGGILSRRIGLVTIGRPLTVKGIQEKYFEFVKLVNGVKKSLGLL; the protein is encoded by the coding sequence ATGAAAATATTTTACTGTTGTTACGGAAGCGCACACTCGTCGGTGGTTGCAGCAGCCATACATCTCGGCTGGCTTCCTGAGGACAGAGTTCCTCAAGTCCAAGAGATTGAAAACCTGCCGCATTACGATAAGACTGATTCGTTCGAAATTGGAACTCCTTTTTTTATGGGAAAAGACAAAAAAGGAGTAGATGTCTATATAATCGGAATGACTGGCCAGAGGCAGCTTGTTAAAAATGCAATATTGAGTTTTCTAAGACACAACGAAATTGAAACAAAGGATATTTTCTTTATCGACACAATTCCTTTGGTGAATTTAAAAACAAAAATAGGAGGAATTCTTTCTCGGAGAATAGGCCTTGTAACAATCGGAAGGCCCCTCACTGTAAAAGGAATTCAGGAAAAGTATTTTGAGTTTGTAAAATTAGTAAACGGGGTGAAAAAATCATTGGGTCTATTATAA
- a CDS encoding DUF512 domain-containing protein, with protein sequence MTIEKNFDEDLGIEFENPLIDEIMRCKNKCIFCFVDQMPKGLRPSLYIKDDDYRLSILEGTYITLTNLQDKDLDRIISMRLSPLYISVHATDGNVRKTMLRNKAAEKIMDRLKFLKENGIFFHTQIVLCPGVNDKDVLERTLEDLFSLYPSMQSIAVVPVGITKYRKGLYPLRRFTQKEAQEITERVEELQRENLKRFGTRLVFVADEFYEIAKKEFPPAETYEDFPQWENGVGMVSLLRDQLTELMNEVPLSLPVKRRVKIATGISAFRFLEKVLSPLRRVENLEFEICPIRNDFFGESVTVAGLVTGRDLVAQLKKRLVDEAHLYNLLVPEVMLKDGKVFLDGLSVQDVEQKLHVKVAVVKIDGRDFLEKILGKDLGVEL encoded by the coding sequence TTGACCATAGAAAAGAATTTTGATGAAGATCTGGGAATCGAGTTTGAAAATCCCCTCATAGATGAAATTATGCGCTGCAAAAATAAATGCATTTTCTGTTTTGTTGACCAGATGCCGAAAGGTTTGAGGCCTTCGTTATATATTAAAGATGATGATTACCGGCTTTCGATTCTAGAAGGAACTTATATAACACTTACGAATCTGCAGGATAAAGATTTAGATAGAATTATTTCGATGAGGTTGTCTCCCCTTTACATTTCGGTCCATGCCACCGACGGCAATGTAAGGAAGACAATGCTGAGAAATAAAGCTGCTGAGAAGATAATGGATCGTTTGAAATTTTTAAAGGAAAACGGTATTTTTTTTCATACTCAGATCGTACTTTGCCCTGGAGTAAACGACAAAGATGTGCTTGAAAGGACTTTAGAAGACCTTTTTTCTCTTTATCCGTCGATGCAATCAATTGCAGTAGTGCCGGTGGGTATAACCAAATACCGCAAGGGACTTTATCCTCTTAGGCGTTTTACTCAAAAGGAGGCACAAGAAATTACTGAGAGGGTAGAAGAATTGCAGAGAGAAAATCTTAAGCGCTTCGGTACAAGACTCGTTTTTGTAGCCGATGAATTTTACGAAATAGCAAAAAAAGAATTTCCTCCTGCCGAAACTTATGAAGATTTTCCTCAATGGGAAAACGGTGTTGGAATGGTGTCGCTGCTAAGAGACCAGTTAACTGAGCTGATGAATGAGGTGCCCCTTTCCCTTCCCGTAAAAAGGCGAGTTAAGATAGCCACCGGCATTTCGGCTTTCCGATTTCTGGAGAAGGTCCTATCGCCTCTAAGACGCGTTGAGAATCTTGAATTTGAAATTTGTCCAATAAGGAATGACTTTTTCGGAGAGTCAGTTACTGTAGCTGGATTGGTTACAGGAAGGGATTTGGTTGCTCAATTAAAAAAGAGGTTGGTTGATGAAGCACATCTGTATAATCTGCTCGTGCCTGAAGTCATGTTAAAAGATGGTAAGGTTTTCTTGGACGGACTTTCTGTGCAGGATGTGGAACAAAAACTTCATGTTAAGGTAGCCGTGGTGAAAATAGATGGAAGGGATTTTCTCGAAAAAATTTTGGGAAAGGATTTGGGGGTAGAGTTATGA
- the der gene encoding ribosome biogenesis GTPase Der, with protein MNFTVAIVGRPNVGKSTLFNRIVGKRISIIDDKPGVTRDRIYAVVEWKGKKFTIVDTGGIEPGATDLMTAQVRRQVEFAIESANLIIFLMDSREGLLPADEEVANILRKSKKPIIAVVNKVDDYSMKTGLYEFYRLGLGEPVFISALHGSNVGDLLDKVVEFMRESEEPEYDESVIKVAVIGRPNVGKSSLVNALLGEERVIVSDVPGTTRDAIDTPFKYEGQQMVLIDTAGLRRKSRIKEDIEFYSHLRALQAVERADIALVVLDATEEITEQDKKIAGIAHESGRGIIIVVNKWDLVEKDDKTIYRYTENIREELAFIQYAPVIFVSAKTKKRVNKILELIRFVMDQYTFRIDKIALNELLEDATSMVAPPTIKGRRLRIYSIEQTGIKPPTFVLTVNDRELLHFSYVRYIENKLRERYGFEGTPVVLKSRNK; from the coding sequence ATGAATTTTACTGTGGCAATTGTGGGAAGGCCGAATGTGGGGAAATCCACGTTATTCAATAGAATAGTAGGGAAAAGAATTTCTATTATCGATGACAAACCCGGGGTGACTCGGGATAGAATTTACGCGGTGGTCGAGTGGAAGGGGAAGAAATTTACCATCGTAGACACAGGCGGGATAGAACCGGGGGCAACGGATTTGATGACTGCCCAGGTGAGGCGGCAGGTAGAATTTGCTATAGAGAGCGCAAATCTCATAATTTTTTTGATGGACTCAAGGGAAGGACTTTTGCCTGCAGACGAAGAAGTAGCGAATATTCTCAGAAAAAGTAAGAAGCCTATAATTGCCGTTGTAAATAAAGTAGATGATTACTCCATGAAAACCGGGCTTTACGAATTTTACCGGTTAGGGTTAGGTGAGCCCGTTTTTATTTCCGCCCTTCACGGTTCTAATGTAGGGGATTTGTTAGATAAGGTAGTGGAGTTTATGAGGGAAAGTGAAGAGCCTGAATACGATGAAAGCGTAATAAAAGTGGCTGTAATCGGAAGACCTAACGTAGGGAAATCCTCTTTAGTAAACGCTCTGCTAGGAGAGGAAAGGGTGATAGTTAGCGACGTTCCGGGTACAACCAGGGACGCCATCGATACACCCTTTAAGTACGAAGGGCAACAGATGGTACTGATAGATACGGCAGGCCTAAGACGAAAAAGCAGGATAAAAGAAGACATCGAATTTTACAGTCATTTGAGGGCACTTCAAGCGGTAGAAAGAGCTGATATAGCCTTAGTGGTTCTGGATGCTACAGAGGAAATAACCGAACAGGACAAAAAAATCGCCGGAATAGCTCATGAAAGTGGAAGAGGCATTATAATAGTGGTGAATAAATGGGATTTGGTGGAAAAGGACGATAAAACCATCTACAGGTATACCGAGAATATTCGTGAGGAATTAGCGTTTATCCAGTATGCACCTGTTATTTTTGTTTCTGCTAAGACGAAAAAAAGGGTTAACAAAATTTTGGAATTGATACGATTTGTCATGGACCAATATACCTTTAGAATAGATAAAATTGCATTAAATGAACTGCTGGAAGATGCTACATCAATGGTTGCTCCGCCAACCATAAAAGGACGAAGGTTAAGGATATATTCAATAGAGCAAACCGGTATCAAACCGCCAACGTTTGTTCTTACAGTAAACGATAGGGAGCTTTTACATTTCTCTTATGTTAGGTATATCGAAAATAAATTGAGGGAAAGATACGGTTTTGAAGGAACTCCGGTAGTATTAAAAAGTAGAAATAAATAA
- a CDS encoding NAD(P)H-dependent glycerol-3-phosphate dehydrogenase, whose protein sequence is MVKAAVIGAGSWGTAISQILADNGTEVRLWVRRKKLAERIKITRENSEYLPGIRIPDEIIITNELEEALEGAEFVVMAVPSQAMREIAGAAGKYMENKSIVISAAKGIEIRTLRRMSQIIREQMPKDLEVEIAVISGPSHAEEVARRLPTAVVAAAEKKDVAEKVQDLFMNSYFRVYTNLDVIGVEMGGALKNIIAICAGIAEGLGFGDNTRAALITRGIMEIIRLGVKMGGQVSTFFGLSGVGDVIVTCNSMFSRNRRAGIEIGRGKTVKEVVGSTNMVIEGIYTTKAAYDLARKHKIEMPITEKAYEVLYEGKDPVDAVKELMGRRGKHEMEELINKEWI, encoded by the coding sequence GTGGTGAAAGCGGCGGTTATCGGCGCGGGGAGTTGGGGTACTGCAATTTCTCAAATACTTGCCGACAACGGAACCGAAGTGAGATTATGGGTAAGAAGGAAAAAGCTCGCCGAAAGAATAAAAATTACTCGCGAAAATAGCGAATATTTGCCTGGTATTAGAATTCCGGATGAAATTATAATCACAAACGAGTTAGAAGAAGCCCTTGAAGGGGCCGAATTTGTGGTGATGGCTGTTCCCTCCCAGGCTATGCGAGAAATAGCAGGAGCAGCAGGAAAATACATGGAAAACAAAAGTATCGTCATAAGTGCTGCAAAAGGCATAGAAATAAGGACTCTCCGTAGGATGTCGCAGATCATAAGAGAACAAATGCCCAAAGATTTGGAGGTAGAAATTGCCGTAATTTCAGGTCCCAGTCATGCGGAAGAAGTAGCAAGGCGACTTCCAACTGCAGTGGTGGCTGCGGCTGAAAAAAAGGATGTGGCAGAAAAAGTGCAGGACCTTTTCATGAATTCTTACTTCAGGGTTTATACCAATTTGGATGTTATTGGAGTGGAAATGGGAGGTGCTTTAAAAAATATAATAGCGATTTGTGCGGGGATAGCAGAAGGATTAGGTTTCGGAGACAATACTAGGGCGGCTTTGATAACTAGGGGAATAATGGAGATTATCAGGCTGGGTGTAAAAATGGGAGGGCAAGTGTCCACTTTTTTTGGGCTCTCTGGCGTCGGCGATGTTATAGTTACGTGCAATAGCATGTTCAGCCGTAATCGAAGGGCAGGTATAGAAATAGGCCGGGGAAAAACCGTAAAAGAGGTTGTGGGTTCGACTAATATGGTTATAGAAGGCATATATACCACCAAGGCTGCTTATGACCTGGCTCGAAAGCACAAAATAGAGATGCCAATAACTGAAAAAGCCTATGAGGTGCTTTATGAGGGCAAAGACCCGGTGGATGCTGTCAAGGAACTCATGGGCAGAAGGGGCAAACACGAAATGGAAGAATTGATAAATAAAGAATGGATTTAA